The following DNA comes from Schistocerca piceifrons isolate TAMUIC-IGC-003096 chromosome 3, iqSchPice1.1, whole genome shotgun sequence.
AAACTCACTGTTGGTTAAGGAAATACACTGATTGTGCTTCAGAAATCATCTAAAGTACTTCAAAAATCTTTTGCAACAACTGTCAGTCATCTATGTTTTACTCCCTTAAAAATCCAATGGCTATGGCTGTATTAATTCCAACTACAAAGATGTGAATTTGCTATTTGTTTATCATTTTATTTCTATCTGTGGAATAGAAACAATACATGGAATGTGCTCTGATGAAGGGAACCATGTGAAACAAACTTTACAATTACTTGTAAAGTAACGATGTAAGTAAAGACACAGACTAAATTAATCATATTAAGCCACAacttaaattaaaattatattatttaaatATACTCTAAATACATGAAATATGCTCAACATAATGAATACAGCAAGACCAGAATAAAATCACCTCATGTTACTTTCTGCCTGAGCAGATTTGAATGCACTTTGTAGTTGAGTGAAAGAACTTTGTACGTCTTGTAGttgctgaacatttttttgaagccgCTCACGATATTCATTCAATTCTGTACTAACAGCAGTATACTCCTTCAGTTGTGATTCTAGCTCATTACACCGTTTTTTTGCagcatttagttcctgtgacactGTAAATGTTTGTTTGAGCTGATTTTCTAATTCAGCACACCTGTAACACAttaaaaaattatgtaatagcGATTGACTAGAAGAAAATTTAGAATTCTGAAAAGAATAAATCACTGTTGTAGTTATCATGGAGTATTTCTTTATGCAGCTTTAGCTACTGATATGACACTGACAACTGCTTCTTTTACCATGTTCCCCAGACAATAAGAATGTGTGAGAGAGTTTTTCAAATGTTGTGATGCAAGTAGGATGGGGGTcaaggggagggggatgggggaggaaTATAATGTATCTTGTCAAAACAAGAGAAGAATCAGATTGAGTGGGAAGGGAAGAAGCAGAGGTTTTGGCTAGGATTTTGTGAGAACAGTGAATGTGCTGTAGGGGAAATATGCATGTGGGCATTTCAGAGGatcagaaaatttttggaaaagtaAGAAA
Coding sequences within:
- the LOC124790064 gene encoding uncharacterized protein LOC124790064, with protein sequence MRSLMKLSFLILTQKLFTTFQMLTAILHPLFNGCAELENQLKQTFTVSQELNAAKKRCNELESQLKEYTAVSTELNEYRERLQKNVQQLQDVQSSFTQLQSAFKSAQAESNMR